Genomic segment of Rana temporaria chromosome 12, aRanTem1.1, whole genome shotgun sequence:
aaaaattgaagcatgcttcaatttttttttggtcgtttttcacaagacataaaacgacgttttccccacacatggtcattttaattgacgtttttaaaaacgtcgttttttttcatcacataaagtgatggtgtgtacgcggcattacagaaaaagtgtgatggagcatacacacggttagaattcacgacaaaaagctcacatcgcacttttctcttCGGGAATCGTGATCGTGTGTCAAGGCATaaggctttaaagcggagttccggccacaatttcactttttaaatataaatacccctgtaatacacaagcttaatgtattctagtaaagttagtctgtaaactaaggtccgttttgttaggctgttacagcatttagacacgttataaaatagaaattgactagggccatcttaagtgtgggcatcatgaagccagactgtatgacttcctggatttcagccttgcaaatctcgcacatgctcagtgctgcacaagcagtgtcagatcaggtttcagcacctgtgctgtccaagtcacatgattgtttgagactggggagtgcacatactcctggaaagttacacccactacattcccaggagtctgtgcggtgtaggttaggaagcattaagcacctaggtgcaggaagtgggaagattaactattctgcaaagcaacaacactttgaaggcatctaaaaaaaaaaaaaaaattcgtaaaggactaatgacatttttttaaaactactgatgtaatgttatatttatgggtggaactccactttaagggaagcCCAGGCCAGCCGGTGGTCCCAGGCACATGGGGGAATCAGATGTGGGCAGGAAGAGGGACTGGTGAGGTGGGGGGCAATTACTGGAACTGTTTACTTACACTTGTGTTCTATTTGCAGCACCATGTTCACCCATGTCACGTCTGTGGGATAATATACAACGCCAATGAGCACCAACCACCTGTCTTGCCTCGCACTCCACAGCCTCCGGCCCACCTTCAAGGCGAATGGGTTAGCAGCCAATGTGAAGTGCGTCCTAACGTACTCTTCCTCACTCGTTACCTGATGTTCCATGCGGATAACCGCTCTTGGGAAGGATTATACTACCACTACGCCGACCCTCTCTGCAAGCAGCCGACTTTCACTCTTCGTGCCGCTGGTTACTACACCAAAGGCGTCCGCTCTGAGCGTGTGAAGGGTGGCACCGAGTTGGTGTTTACAGTGAACCAAGTTTGGGTTAAACCACTAAACCAGGTCATCTTACAGATGCTGAACATGTCTCGGCCCAGGAGCTGTGGTGTGGCCGATTCGTGGGCCATAGGGGAGGAGCAAGATATTTCAGCCACCAGAGGTTGTACCACCCTGGGCATCAGCCTCCCCCACACTGAATACGAGTTATTTAAAATCGAACAGGACAGCCATAGCCGTCTCCTTCTTTACATGGGTGAAAGGCCTACAGACGGGTCCAGTCCATCGACTCCCCAAAAAAGGCCAACGTCATACCAGCCTTCACTCATCCAGTGTTCTGGTGCGCTCACAGAGCCCTTGAAGCAAAGGTTACTTACAGACAATGCATCGAGCCTTGCAGCTTTGCCTAGGCCTCATCCTTGGGCCTTGCTCTCAATGTTTATTGTATTACATATTTTAAGACAGAACTGATTCATTGCGTCTGTTTTGTCAGGTGCAGTTCTCTGACATACCAGGACACTCTCATCTTCCTCTAAGAAAGATAAAAATATGTTGAGGTTTTAGCTTTCCTTTTGTATTGTTTCAAGATAATGTACATAGTATTTTATCTAGCTAATGCACTTGctgaaaaagatatatatttttttgtaaaaagtccAGGTGCTGAGGAGGTTTTCCTATGCCAAAGCCGGATGGTGTTTCAGAGACTGAACAGAAATGGCTTCCAACACACTCTTGAAGAGAACCTGTACCCTTCATTGGGAAGCCTTCCTTTGTATTGGGTGAACCCATGTGGACCCGCTGTCTGATTGACATTATAGCCAAGAAATTGGATGCATTCTTATGTATACAGCCTTGGTGCCAAATGGCTGCTGCCACCCTATGACTATACAGGTGCTCTTTAGACCAGTACTGTGCTGCTTCTGGATGGAATGACTGGTCTCGCTCATTGGGATTTCACCCATATGTGGACAGTGCACAGTACTCAAAAAATGGACCCATGATTGGTTTATAAAGGAGAATGTTTTACTTTCCATaaaacagaatatttttttttttttacttatgatGTAAAATATTTATTCTTGTGAAAGCTTCTTATAAAACTTATCTCATCTACCCTCTTGCTTATGTAGGTGCTTCACATACCAATGCCCCTTGCCTTAcgtcagggggtctccaaactgtggtcctttgctagcctttatctggcccttggggcactattcttcccactgataccccgtttccccgaaaataagccctaccccgaaaataagacctagcgttatttttggggatggctgcaatataagccctaccccgaaaataaaccctagttaaagtcgtcgtaaaaacatgtaatccgttttgtaaaaagattatataatgtgcagtgtgtctcctttttgtaactttgttttggaaaataccttacttacagtgccgctGGGCACTCACGTGACCGGCTGGAGATCTTCTCCTCTCCAAGGTCAGCggtcccttcctctgcagtgctcagagtggagaagaagagctacggcgggtcactatgctggctatcatgctttaaaggatcaggatatatttttttctttttggggttacaaccactctaagattgtcatgatgacatgactgtatttgaataaatgtagattattgtacataccgtaaataaataagacatcccctgaaaataagccctagtgtgatttttgtagccaaaattaatataagacccggtcttattttcggggaaacacggtatgagtcaatatttctcccactgacaccaacaatggggcactatatcttccacagatacaatgatgggatactactccatttcctattgaccaccaaccctggggccatatttattttcactgatgctgggccattGACATCTACTGCCCCTGCTGGgaacaatccggccctcctaaggcCTGcaagacaataaactggccctttgtttgaaaagtttggagacccccctgCCTTACGTAAAACGAAATAGCAATGTTTAGTCtttgcaaaaatgtattttaataggTTACCCAACCTTTACATAAATGTGCCCTCCCCATATATCATATTTTACTCAGCCAGGGACCTCCTCCTCCAGCACCTGCGGCCAAATGTTGGCTGTAGTCCTAGTCACTCGAGGACACCAGCTGCATCAAGGTAAGTAGAAGGGGGAGGCTGGGATGTAGAGGGATTCCCGTTGGGGCAAATTTTTGTAAAGGTGGAATTTTCTCAACTTTAATCCTGTCCCTCCAAATgtacacttaaaggagttgtaaatgaaaacatttttttgcctaaaattaatgtctgcaaggtagacagacagaatagtgtgagaccgcgtacacacggtcgatccaaaccgatgagaatggtccgatggaccgttttcattggttcaccgctgaagtggtctgatgtgcgtacacaccatcagttcaaaaactgatcgggtcagaacgcggtgacgtaaaacacaggacgtgctgaaaaaaacgaagttcaatgcttccaagcatgcgtcgacttgattctgagcatgcgcgggttttgaaccgatgcttttgtgtactaaccatcggtttggacctatcgggcagcagtccatcggttcgattttaaagcaagttctaaaatttttgaccgatgggccgtacacacggtcgttttggaccgatgaaactgaacttcagtccgttttcatcggtttggaccgaccgtgtgtacacggcctaatgaTTCTGATAAAAAACGAgtaaaatacctattaaattccttcatctatatcacctccggcattctagtttctgttctctcattcacttcctggtttgcatcgttcgttcatgtaagaattacatttcccagtatgaattgcggcacgcccagtaattcacacctccatgaagtctctaacacgtagagagcgtcctgccgcacagatgtagttcccaggagggggtgagcacgttactgaccaccgcagtaaagcctcccatcacggtggtcagtaaaatcagacaagcatgaagtgaacagaacagagaagaaatagagcaacttctgagcaaaaacgaacaatgtggAAGTGAAAAgcggaatgtctgcaggtaaaggatgcctattatggaaaaaaaaaattcctttacaacccctttaaccatgcACAgcactcatttaaaaaaaaacgtgcaccAGTCCCAGGGCATGTGCCACACAGCACTGGCAACTTTTATGAGGACCTGCAGTATGCTGGCCTGGCAATTtgacagaagaacaagaacatCCTGCACTGTAGTGTCATGTACAAAAGCCAATGGACCCAATTACTTTGACAGCAAAGATGCGCTAGACCAGTGATCATCAAccccgtcctcagggcccactaacaggtcaggtttgaaagataactgaaatacatcacaggtgataaaatttgctgctcagtgattgccgtattcaagtctgcatctccccaaggtaatgcataaaacctggcctgttagtgggccctaaagacagggttgatgaccactgcgctAGACCACCATGCTTTGCTGCCCTCTTAACCCTCATGCAAATGTACTATAAAAGAGAGGGTGCAGCAGCCTAGTGCATCAACGTTGTAAAccatttattaattaaaaaaaaaaaaatgatactcaaACATGTGTATGTAAAGCTCATCAATATTTTCCAAAACCAGAGACATCAAATACGCTGCACATACTCTCTTTTGCGGGAGGATACCTTTCTATTCTAGCTCATGCGTTTTAAAGGGAGtcccctcttcatcagagccctctGATGAAGAAGGAACTCCCCTTGAAACACGTCAGtcagaatattattattattattattattatacaggatttatatagcgccaacagtttacgcagcgctttacaacatcaaggaagacattatagttacagtacaatttaatacaggaatgatcagagggccctgctcgttagagcttacaatctagaagggagggtgaagtggaacagagggtagtagatgtggggggtgatcaggtgggcaaagttaaaatacagttgttagatgtgggtaggataggcttctctgaagaggagggttttcagggatcctcgaaaagctgaaagagaaggagatagacggatagtttggggtaaggagttccataggcttggagaggctctggaaaagtccggTAGACTATATAATATATCTGAGTGGTGTTGTCTTCCCATGAATGAGTATGTGCAACAGATCTGATGTCTGGTTTTGGGATTTATTTATGAACATGTGATTGTGAGTATAACATTTGTCttcattttattaaccacttgacctacaAAAGATTTTACTCCCTTCATgaccaaggcttttttttttttattcgacaCTGTGCTACTTTATCTGATAATTGTGCGGCCATGCAATGCTGTACGCAAATGagatttatgtaatttatttttaacacaaaCGCAGATTTAATTTAGTGGTactgtatttgatcaccactgttttttttttactatataaaaaaaaaactgaaaattcggatataaaacaaatccaataaaaaaaaaatagaattttataaatttaggccaaaatgtattctgctacgtcttctgtaaaaaataaatcatgcatttttttagcacgttttcagttttgcagaaacacactgcagtccatttaacatggtttgctatggatgtagttcacatctgtgcattttctgGAAgcgggccagggactttttttttttttcccccatagacttcaatgaatcaaaaacgtgtattgaacaacgcaaaatgcacctggcaTATGcaaacataggtgtgaaccaggcctaactgTATATTGAGTGGTTTTCTTCaaggttatagtgtctacaaatgatggtgtatacagtatactggatttttaatttttactagtaatggcagtgatcgacTTAAAGTGGGTGATAGTGCGGCGGGCACatgcccggatttcccacaaggccactgaggtcaggccttggggtggcagggcgacaaggggcggcagtggcatggattccTCCGACGCccgtaacatacagttaagggcggtaagttatgggggaatccgctcgctcgttaacaagtgattgcggcgatgtcgccgaaatcacttgtaaaatgtgtgctcccgtccgtccgaagaaaaacaataagaaaattatacaaaaaaaaaaaaaagtaagcgacaagctacaaataaataaaaatacaaaaagtgataaaaaagtaaaaaaaaaatatttgaactaatcgtgccgcccctgccatccggttgccattctctaTTGATTTGGGGAGGGCGGGGGTAgttcggttggtggggagggtgtgcattgcggaacctggccttggggcgtcagggagagcaaatccggccctggctggCAATCTGACACAGTGTGGAAACAGACTTCACCAGGGACACTAATCAGTGCAAATACTATACACGGACACTGTACTAgttacactggctgggaagggattaacatctaggggcaatcaagtgTTTActatgtgcctaacaatgtgtaatgtgctgcTCAGTGAGAAAAATCAGCTctgtgtacagagccctgtgttgttcATAAGCACAGGGCTATGACCTGCGACTCGTTAAGCCGCTCAGTAGGCCCTGGCCATAAACCATTGTCTGGGACCTGCTGACCTCCATTTCCTGGAGACTGGTGTACGTTTATAAACCAGTTCCGTACTGGGGACAAAGGTATACTGGGAGGGACAACCATTGCTAATACACAGAACTGAACCGGCAGTCAAAACAGACACCTGGGCACCGCAGATTACATCAGGCGAGCCGATCTCTCCTTATAATGCACAAAACGGGGTGCCAATTCGAGATCTAACTCACCGTCTCGGGAGCTGTAGATTTAGGCTTGGTTCAAACTGCAGCGATTCGGACCTTGGACCCCATTATTGCTGTCATTGGAAGAaatatgccccatcgttggtgtcattgggggggaatagtgccccaccattgatgtcattgggggggaatagtgccccatcttttgtGTAATTGAAAGGAATTGTGGCCATTAAGATTACAAAAGGTCCTGActtcagtgaagaaaaaaaataatgccccacGGTTCGTCTCAGTGGGAGTAATTGTCCCTCATCAtttgtgtcactgggaggaattgtgccccatccttggcgtcactgggaagaattgtgccccgcccttggcgtcactgggaggaattgtgccccgtccttggcgtcactgggaggaattgtgccccgtccttggcgtcactgggaggaattgtgccccgtccttggcgtcactgggaggaattgtgccccg
This window contains:
- the APCDD1L gene encoding protein APCDD1-like, with amino-acid sequence MAHPWYCALGCFLALVYGDKLWDVPVPPEQFLTSGKLNQEPQCQYQLRHLQDGARISAVLPPNIEGHWISTGCEVRPGPEFLTRSYTFYPSRLFKALQFYYTDPHCHHPSYSLVIKGKLRLRQASWITRGATESEYHLQKVGIVFYSQEAMSDIRAQMNRTCSGFLSTGRTWAPGRVYELLSAKAGRDCTAAITFSMHELSLVRLEKQYNGQQGGGLVEKLFLGDTHTDRSERAHYRPNGYQQALQSALHHVHPCHVCGIIYNANEHQPPVLPRTPQPPAHLQGEWVSSQCEVRPNVLFLTRYLMFHADNRSWEGLYYHYADPLCKQPTFTLRAAGYYTKGVRSERVKGGTELVFTVNQVWVKPLNQVILQMLNMSRPRSCGVADSWAIGEEQDISATRGCTTLGISLPHTEYELFKIEQDSHSRLLLYMGERPTDGSSPSTPQKRPTSYQPSLIQCSGALTEPLKQRLLTDNASSLAALPRPHPWALLSMFIVLHILRQN